In Chitinophaga sp. HK235, a single window of DNA contains:
- a CDS encoding redoxin family protein, whose product MKIIQFIVLYFLFVSTVYAQSNIKKSSRSNDLSAMLNERRNARLKAFIGQNYFKLTNADSILKDIGIDKVKGVNILNFWFANCPPCIVEFLDLVKLGNRFFNNSNFHIISLTYENDSIISSFQRKYSLPFTPMHISKESCVKMNLQNGFPTNILLDSTGAIVLVSAGGSSDSTASSKLFQEVLMPAIDSLLGH is encoded by the coding sequence ATGAAAATTATTCAATTTATTGTTTTGTATTTCCTCTTTGTGTCAACTGTTTACGCTCAAAGTAATATTAAGAAGAGTTCACGTTCGAACGATTTATCGGCAATGCTGAATGAACGCCGGAATGCCCGACTTAAAGCGTTTATTGGTCAGAATTATTTTAAGTTGACAAACGCAGATAGCATTCTTAAGGATATTGGAATTGATAAAGTTAAAGGTGTGAACATTCTCAATTTTTGGTTCGCAAACTGCCCTCCCTGCATAGTTGAATTTCTTGATCTGGTTAAGCTAGGAAATAGATTTTTCAATAATAGTAATTTTCATATTATATCATTGACCTATGAAAATGACTCCATAATTAGCTCCTTTCAAAGGAAATATAGCCTTCCTTTTACTCCCATGCATATTTCGAAGGAATCATGCGTTAAAATGAATTTACAGAACGGCTTCCCAACTAACATCCTGTTGGATTCAACCGGAGCCATTGTTCTGGTGAGTGCAGGGGGAAGTTCTGATTCTACTGCAAGCTCCAAACTCTTTCAGGAAGTGTTAATGCCAGCAATTGACAGCCTCTTGGGTCACTAA